One Dromiciops gliroides isolate mDroGli1 chromosome 3, mDroGli1.pri, whole genome shotgun sequence DNA segment encodes these proteins:
- the ARHGEF1 gene encoding rho guanine nucleotide exchange factor 1 isoform X3, with protein sequence METEDAVRGAPGPTRPAPVSIIGAEDEDFENELETHPEERSSQFQSLEQVKRRPAHLMALLHHVALQFEPGPLLCCLHADMLAALGPKEAKKGFLDFYHNFLEKTAVLRVPVPPSVSFELDRTRPDLLPEETQRRFLQEVVRAQQGAVSWQLEDFRSKRLMGMTPGEPDLSQLEAWAARDRVSFEGRERLVAERLLTRLEDMHPTISNDEEKSAAIVNAISAYMRYLGVRTKNSDKKARGNFFRKKVPGTRRADDPPKTKKGFISILDAARWNRGEAQVPDFRHPKAESEGEKLGLPERKSSQVTPPRGLVCPDGPGVAVHPAPGESPDKDPGADPPSEVGDPPPQGPSSSESPVLPDSNTEDGADTERLSGRLGRSESLRVTDRRRPSRGSLGAKGRAGGRSRSDVDTDPGSATAALGSARRATPEPGEEGEPGRAGLELEPEEPPGWRELVPPDTLNGMHKNQVKRQEVISELLVTEAAHVRMLRVLHDLFYQPMADGGFFTMDELQNIFPSLDELIDVHSLFLESLMKLRQESGYLIEEIGDVLLARFDGPEGSWFQKISSRFCSRQSFALEQLKAKQRKEPRFCTFVQEAESRPRCRRLQLKDMIPTEMQRLTKYPLLLQSIWQNTEEPKEKAKVEQAAECCKEILHHVNQSVRDMEDLLRLKDYQRRLDLSQLRQSNDPMLSEFKNLDITKKKLVHEGPLTWRVTKDKAVEVHVLLLDDLLLLLQRQDERLLLKSHSRTLTPTPDGKTMLRPVLRLTSAMTREVATDHRAFYVIFTWDQEAHIYELVAQTVSERKHWCTLITDTAGSLKVPAPPGRPKPRPSPVSSREPLISISENGNNNRETPQAEAGRCERILSDLLPFSCPGPEGQLAASALQEVLSLKQILLPAEEENGSGPAPEGEGASGAGQTQELRERLLNLEDTIKRLEEVEEEFCRLRLIISQLNGAGPSQPGCS encoded by the exons ATGGAGACGGAGGACGCGGTGCGAGGG GCCCCTGGTCCGACCCGGCCAGCCCCAGTCAGCATTATTGGTGCTGAGGATGAGGACTTTGAGAATGAGCTGGAGACG CACCCAGAGGAGCGGAGCAGCCAGTTCCAGAGCCTGGAGCAGGTGAAGCGCCGCCCAGCCCACCTCATGGCCCTCCTGCACCATGTGGCTCTGCAGTTTGAGCCCGGACCCCTG CTGTGCTGCCTCCACGCCGACATGCTGGCAGCGCTGGGCCCCAAGGAGGCCAAGAAGGGCTTTCTGGACTTCTACCACAACTTCCTGGAGAAGACGGCG GTGCTGCGGGTCCCGGTGCCCCCGTCGGTGTCCTTTGAGCTGG ACCGCACCCGCCCAGACCTGCTCCCGGAGGAGACGCAGCGGCGATTCCTACAGGAGGTGGTCCGGGCCCAGCAGGGCGCCGTCTCCTGGCAGCTGGAGGACTTCCGCTCCAAGCGGCTCATGGGGATGACCCCCGGGGAGCCGGACCTGTCCCAGCTTGAAGCCTGGGCTGCCCGGGACCGGGTCAGCTTTGAGGGCCGTGAGCGCCTGGTGGCTGAGAGGCTGCTGACCCGCCTGGAGGACATGCA CCCGACCATCTCCAACGATGAGGAGAAGAG CGCGGCCATTGTGAATGCAATCAGCGCTTATATGCGATACCTGGGCGTGCGGACCAAGAACAGCGACAAGAAGGCCCGAGGGAACTTCTTCCGGAAAAAG GTTCCTGGGACTCGCCGGGCAGACGATCCCCCCAAGACCAAGAAGGGGTTCATCAGCATTCTGGATGCAGCCAGATGGAACCGGGGGGAGGCGCAGG TTCCTGACTTCCGACACCCTAAAGCCGAGAGTGAAG GTGAGAAGCTGGGGCTTCCTGAGCGGAAGAGCAGCCAGGTGACTCCCCCCAGGGGGCTGGTCTGCCCAGATGGCCCTGGGGTTGCCGTGCATCCCGCTCCAGGTGAAAGCCCAGACAAGGATCCAG ggGCCGATCCACCCTCAGAAGTGGGGGACCCACCCCCCCAAGGCCCCTCAAGCTCAGAGTCCCCCGTCCTCCCGGACAGCAACACGGAGGATGGGGCAGACACTGAGAG ACTGTCTGGGAGATTGGGGCGCTCCGAGAGCCTTCGGGTGACCGACCGGCGCCGGCCGTCCCGAGGCAGCCTCGGGGCCAAGGGCCGAGCGGGGGGCCGCTCCCGAAGTGATGTGGACACTGACCCTGGCTCTGCCACGGCGGCCCTTGGCTCCGCCCGACGTGCCAC CCCCGAGCCGGGTGAGGAGGGGGAGCCGGGCCGCGCTGGGCTGGAGCTCGAACCCGAGGAGCCTCCTGGCTGGCGGGAGCTGGTCCCCCCTGACACCTTGAATGGGATGCACAAGAACCAGGTGAAGCGACAGGAGGTGATCAGCG aGCTGCTGGTGACTGAGGCGGCCCACGTGCGCATGCTTCGGGTGTTACATGACCTCTTCTACCAGCCCATGGCTGACGGGGGTTTCTTCACAATGGATGAACTACAGAACATCTTTCCCAGCCTGGATGAGCTGATTGATGTGCACT CTCTGTTTCTGGAGAGCCTAATGAAGCTACGGCAGGAGAGTGGTTACCTCATCGAGGAGATTGGAGATGTGCTGCTAGCCAGG TTCGACGGCCCAGAGGGCTCCTGGTTCCAGAAGATCTCTTCTCGGTTCTGCAGCCGCCAGTCCTTTGCTCTGGAGCAACTCAAGGCCAAGCAGAGAAAGGAGCCGCGATTCTGCACTTTTGTGCAG GAAGCAGAGAGCAGGCCCCGGTGCCGGCGGCTGCAGCTCAAGGACATGATCCCCACAGAAATGCAGCGACTCACAAAATACCCTCTACTTCTGCAGAGCATCTGGCAGAACACAG AGGAGCCGAAAGAGAAGGCAAAGGTGGAGCAGGCGGCTGAATGCTGTAAGGAGATTCTGCATCATGTGAACCAGTCTGTGAGAGACATGGAAGACCTACTG CGGCTCAAGGACTACCAGCGCCGCCTGGACCTGTCCCAGCTGCGGCAGAGCAATGACCCCATGCTGAGTGAGTTCAAG AACCTGGACATCACCAAGAAGAAGCTGGTGCACGAAGGACCCCTGACCTGGAGGGTGACCAAGGACAAGGCTGTGG AGGTGCACGTGCTCCTGCTGGACGACCTCCTGCTCCTGCTGCAGCGGCAGGACGAGCGGCTACTGCTGAAGTCCCACAGCCGGACGCTGACCCCAACGCCGGACGGCAAGACCATGCTGAGGCCGGTGCTGCGCCTGACCTCTGCCATGACCCGGGAGGTGGCCACAG ACCACAGAGCTTTCTACGTCATCTTTACCTGGGACCAGGAGGCTCATATCTATGAACTGGTGGCCCAGACAGTGTCGGAGAGAAAGCA CTGGTGTACCCTCATCACCGACACGGCGGGCTCTCTGAAGGTCCCAGCCCCTCCTGGGCGGCCCAAACCCCGACCGAGCCCTGTCAG TTCTCGGGAGCCCCTAATCAGCATCTCAGAGAACGGCAACAACAACAGAGAGACCCCTCAGGCTGAAG CAGGTCGCTGTGAGCGCATCCTGAGTGACCTCCTGCCCTTCTCGTGCCCGGGCCCGGAGGGGCAGCTCGCTGCCTCTGCCCTCCAGGAAG ttctctcccttAAGCAAATCCTGCTCCCAGCAGAAGAGGAGAATGGGTCGGGTCCAGCCCCCGAGGGTGAGGGGGCATCAGGGGCTGGCCAGACCCAGGAGCTGAGGGAGAGGCTTCTGAACTTGGAAGATACCATAAAAAGGCTGGAG GAAGTAGAGGAAGAATTCTGTCGCTTGAGACTCATCATATCCCAGCTCAATGGGGCCGGCCCCAGCCAGCCTGGTTGCTCCTGA
- the ARHGEF1 gene encoding rho guanine nucleotide exchange factor 1 isoform X4, which produces METEDAVRGAPGPTRPAPVSIIGAEDEDFENELETHPEERSSQFQSLEQVKRRPAHLMALLHHVALQFEPGPLLCCLHADMLAALGPKEAKKGFLDFYHNFLEKTAVLRVPVPPSVSFELDRTRPDLLPEETQRRFLQEVVRAQQGAVSWQLEDFRSKRLMGMTPGEPDLSQLEAWAARDRVSFEGRERLVAERLLTRLEDMHPTISNDEEKSAAIVNAISAYMRYLGVRTKNSDKKARGNFFRKKVPGTRRADDPPKTKKGFISILDAARWNRGEAQVPDFRHPKAESEGEKLGLPERKSSQVTPPRGLVCPDGPGVAVHPAPGESPDKDPGADPPSEVGDPPPQGPSSSESPVLPDSNTEDGADTERLSGRLGRSESLRVTDRRRPSRGSLGAKGRAGGRSRSDVDTDPGSATAALGSARRATPEPGEEGEPGRAGLELEPEEPPGWRELVPPDTLNGMHKNQVKRQEVISELLVTEAAHVRMLRVLHDLFYQPMADGGFFTMDELQNIFPSLDELIDVHSLFLESLMKLRQESGYLIEEIGDVLLARFDGPEGSWFQKISSRFCSRQSFALEQLKAKQRKEPRFCTFVQEAESRPRCRRLQLKDMIPTEMQRLTKYPLLLQSIWQNTEEPKEKAKVEQAAECCKEILHHVNQSVRDMEDLLRLKDYQRRLDLSQLRQSNDPMLSEFKNLDITKKKLVHEGPLTWRVTKDKAVEVHVLLLDDLLLLLQRQDERLLLKSHSRTLTPTPDGKTMLRPVLRLTSAMTREVATDHRAFYVIFTWDQEAHIYELVAQTVSERKHWCTLITDTAGSLKVPAPPGRPKPRPSPVSSREPLISISENGNNNRETPQAEGRCERILSDLLPFSCPGPEGQLAASALQEVLSLKQILLPAEEENGSGPAPEGEGASGAGQTQELRERLLNLEDTIKRLEEVEEEFCRLRLIISQLNGAGPSQPGCS; this is translated from the exons ATGGAGACGGAGGACGCGGTGCGAGGG GCCCCTGGTCCGACCCGGCCAGCCCCAGTCAGCATTATTGGTGCTGAGGATGAGGACTTTGAGAATGAGCTGGAGACG CACCCAGAGGAGCGGAGCAGCCAGTTCCAGAGCCTGGAGCAGGTGAAGCGCCGCCCAGCCCACCTCATGGCCCTCCTGCACCATGTGGCTCTGCAGTTTGAGCCCGGACCCCTG CTGTGCTGCCTCCACGCCGACATGCTGGCAGCGCTGGGCCCCAAGGAGGCCAAGAAGGGCTTTCTGGACTTCTACCACAACTTCCTGGAGAAGACGGCG GTGCTGCGGGTCCCGGTGCCCCCGTCGGTGTCCTTTGAGCTGG ACCGCACCCGCCCAGACCTGCTCCCGGAGGAGACGCAGCGGCGATTCCTACAGGAGGTGGTCCGGGCCCAGCAGGGCGCCGTCTCCTGGCAGCTGGAGGACTTCCGCTCCAAGCGGCTCATGGGGATGACCCCCGGGGAGCCGGACCTGTCCCAGCTTGAAGCCTGGGCTGCCCGGGACCGGGTCAGCTTTGAGGGCCGTGAGCGCCTGGTGGCTGAGAGGCTGCTGACCCGCCTGGAGGACATGCA CCCGACCATCTCCAACGATGAGGAGAAGAG CGCGGCCATTGTGAATGCAATCAGCGCTTATATGCGATACCTGGGCGTGCGGACCAAGAACAGCGACAAGAAGGCCCGAGGGAACTTCTTCCGGAAAAAG GTTCCTGGGACTCGCCGGGCAGACGATCCCCCCAAGACCAAGAAGGGGTTCATCAGCATTCTGGATGCAGCCAGATGGAACCGGGGGGAGGCGCAGG TTCCTGACTTCCGACACCCTAAAGCCGAGAGTGAAG GTGAGAAGCTGGGGCTTCCTGAGCGGAAGAGCAGCCAGGTGACTCCCCCCAGGGGGCTGGTCTGCCCAGATGGCCCTGGGGTTGCCGTGCATCCCGCTCCAGGTGAAAGCCCAGACAAGGATCCAG ggGCCGATCCACCCTCAGAAGTGGGGGACCCACCCCCCCAAGGCCCCTCAAGCTCAGAGTCCCCCGTCCTCCCGGACAGCAACACGGAGGATGGGGCAGACACTGAGAG ACTGTCTGGGAGATTGGGGCGCTCCGAGAGCCTTCGGGTGACCGACCGGCGCCGGCCGTCCCGAGGCAGCCTCGGGGCCAAGGGCCGAGCGGGGGGCCGCTCCCGAAGTGATGTGGACACTGACCCTGGCTCTGCCACGGCGGCCCTTGGCTCCGCCCGACGTGCCAC CCCCGAGCCGGGTGAGGAGGGGGAGCCGGGCCGCGCTGGGCTGGAGCTCGAACCCGAGGAGCCTCCTGGCTGGCGGGAGCTGGTCCCCCCTGACACCTTGAATGGGATGCACAAGAACCAGGTGAAGCGACAGGAGGTGATCAGCG aGCTGCTGGTGACTGAGGCGGCCCACGTGCGCATGCTTCGGGTGTTACATGACCTCTTCTACCAGCCCATGGCTGACGGGGGTTTCTTCACAATGGATGAACTACAGAACATCTTTCCCAGCCTGGATGAGCTGATTGATGTGCACT CTCTGTTTCTGGAGAGCCTAATGAAGCTACGGCAGGAGAGTGGTTACCTCATCGAGGAGATTGGAGATGTGCTGCTAGCCAGG TTCGACGGCCCAGAGGGCTCCTGGTTCCAGAAGATCTCTTCTCGGTTCTGCAGCCGCCAGTCCTTTGCTCTGGAGCAACTCAAGGCCAAGCAGAGAAAGGAGCCGCGATTCTGCACTTTTGTGCAG GAAGCAGAGAGCAGGCCCCGGTGCCGGCGGCTGCAGCTCAAGGACATGATCCCCACAGAAATGCAGCGACTCACAAAATACCCTCTACTTCTGCAGAGCATCTGGCAGAACACAG AGGAGCCGAAAGAGAAGGCAAAGGTGGAGCAGGCGGCTGAATGCTGTAAGGAGATTCTGCATCATGTGAACCAGTCTGTGAGAGACATGGAAGACCTACTG CGGCTCAAGGACTACCAGCGCCGCCTGGACCTGTCCCAGCTGCGGCAGAGCAATGACCCCATGCTGAGTGAGTTCAAG AACCTGGACATCACCAAGAAGAAGCTGGTGCACGAAGGACCCCTGACCTGGAGGGTGACCAAGGACAAGGCTGTGG AGGTGCACGTGCTCCTGCTGGACGACCTCCTGCTCCTGCTGCAGCGGCAGGACGAGCGGCTACTGCTGAAGTCCCACAGCCGGACGCTGACCCCAACGCCGGACGGCAAGACCATGCTGAGGCCGGTGCTGCGCCTGACCTCTGCCATGACCCGGGAGGTGGCCACAG ACCACAGAGCTTTCTACGTCATCTTTACCTGGGACCAGGAGGCTCATATCTATGAACTGGTGGCCCAGACAGTGTCGGAGAGAAAGCA CTGGTGTACCCTCATCACCGACACGGCGGGCTCTCTGAAGGTCCCAGCCCCTCCTGGGCGGCCCAAACCCCGACCGAGCCCTGTCAG TTCTCGGGAGCCCCTAATCAGCATCTCAGAGAACGGCAACAACAACAGAGAGACCCCTCAGGCTGAAG GTCGCTGTGAGCGCATCCTGAGTGACCTCCTGCCCTTCTCGTGCCCGGGCCCGGAGGGGCAGCTCGCTGCCTCTGCCCTCCAGGAAG ttctctcccttAAGCAAATCCTGCTCCCAGCAGAAGAGGAGAATGGGTCGGGTCCAGCCCCCGAGGGTGAGGGGGCATCAGGGGCTGGCCAGACCCAGGAGCTGAGGGAGAGGCTTCTGAACTTGGAAGATACCATAAAAAGGCTGGAG GAAGTAGAGGAAGAATTCTGTCGCTTGAGACTCATCATATCCCAGCTCAATGGGGCCGGCCCCAGCCAGCCTGGTTGCTCCTGA
- the ARHGEF1 gene encoding rho guanine nucleotide exchange factor 1 isoform X2, giving the protein METEDAVRGAPGPTRPAPVSIIGAEDEDFENELETHPEERSSQFQSLEQVKRRPAHLMALLHHVALQFEPGPLLCCLHADMLAALGPKEAKKGFLDFYHNFLEKTAVLRVPVPPSVSFELDRTRPDLLPEETQRRFLQEVVRAQQGAVSWQLEDFRSKRLMGMTPGEPDLSQLEAWAARDRVSFEGRERLVAERLLTRLEDMHPTISNDEEKSAAIVNAISAYMRYLGVRTKNSDKKARGNFFRKKVPGTRRADDPPKTKKGFISILDAARWNRGEAQVPDFRHPKAESEGEKLGLPERKSSQVTPPRGLVCPDGPGVAVHPAPGESPDKDPGADPPSEVGDPPPQGPSSSESPVLPDSNTEDGADTERKWKRLSGRLGRSESLRVTDRRRPSRGSLGAKGRAGGRSRSDVDTDPGSATAALGSARRATPEPGEEGEPGRAGLELEPEEPPGWRELVPPDTLNGMHKNQVKRQEVISELLVTEAAHVRMLRVLHDLFYQPMADGGFFTMDELQNIFPSLDELIDVHSLFLESLMKLRQESGYLIEEIGDVLLARFDGPEGSWFQKISSRFCSRQSFALEQLKAKQRKEPRFCTFVQEAESRPRCRRLQLKDMIPTEMQRLTKYPLLLQSIWQNTEEPKEKAKVEQAAECCKEILHHVNQSVRDMEDLLRLKDYQRRLDLSQLRQSNDPMLSEFKNLDITKKKLVHEGPLTWRVTKDKAVEVHVLLLDDLLLLLQRQDERLLLKSHSRTLTPTPDGKTMLRPVLRLTSAMTREVATDHRAFYVIFTWDQEAHIYELVAQTVSERKHWCTLITDTAGSLKVPAPPGRPKPRPSPVSSREPLISISENGNNNRETPQAEGRCERILSDLLPFSCPGPEGQLAASALQEVLSLKQILLPAEEENGSGPAPEGEGASGAGQTQELRERLLNLEDTIKRLEEVEEEFCRLRLIISQLNGAGPSQPGCS; this is encoded by the exons ATGGAGACGGAGGACGCGGTGCGAGGG GCCCCTGGTCCGACCCGGCCAGCCCCAGTCAGCATTATTGGTGCTGAGGATGAGGACTTTGAGAATGAGCTGGAGACG CACCCAGAGGAGCGGAGCAGCCAGTTCCAGAGCCTGGAGCAGGTGAAGCGCCGCCCAGCCCACCTCATGGCCCTCCTGCACCATGTGGCTCTGCAGTTTGAGCCCGGACCCCTG CTGTGCTGCCTCCACGCCGACATGCTGGCAGCGCTGGGCCCCAAGGAGGCCAAGAAGGGCTTTCTGGACTTCTACCACAACTTCCTGGAGAAGACGGCG GTGCTGCGGGTCCCGGTGCCCCCGTCGGTGTCCTTTGAGCTGG ACCGCACCCGCCCAGACCTGCTCCCGGAGGAGACGCAGCGGCGATTCCTACAGGAGGTGGTCCGGGCCCAGCAGGGCGCCGTCTCCTGGCAGCTGGAGGACTTCCGCTCCAAGCGGCTCATGGGGATGACCCCCGGGGAGCCGGACCTGTCCCAGCTTGAAGCCTGGGCTGCCCGGGACCGGGTCAGCTTTGAGGGCCGTGAGCGCCTGGTGGCTGAGAGGCTGCTGACCCGCCTGGAGGACATGCA CCCGACCATCTCCAACGATGAGGAGAAGAG CGCGGCCATTGTGAATGCAATCAGCGCTTATATGCGATACCTGGGCGTGCGGACCAAGAACAGCGACAAGAAGGCCCGAGGGAACTTCTTCCGGAAAAAG GTTCCTGGGACTCGCCGGGCAGACGATCCCCCCAAGACCAAGAAGGGGTTCATCAGCATTCTGGATGCAGCCAGATGGAACCGGGGGGAGGCGCAGG TTCCTGACTTCCGACACCCTAAAGCCGAGAGTGAAG GTGAGAAGCTGGGGCTTCCTGAGCGGAAGAGCAGCCAGGTGACTCCCCCCAGGGGGCTGGTCTGCCCAGATGGCCCTGGGGTTGCCGTGCATCCCGCTCCAGGTGAAAGCCCAGACAAGGATCCAG ggGCCGATCCACCCTCAGAAGTGGGGGACCCACCCCCCCAAGGCCCCTCAAGCTCAGAGTCCCCCGTCCTCCCGGACAGCAACACGGAGGATGGGGCAGACACTGAGAG AAAGTGGAAGAG ACTGTCTGGGAGATTGGGGCGCTCCGAGAGCCTTCGGGTGACCGACCGGCGCCGGCCGTCCCGAGGCAGCCTCGGGGCCAAGGGCCGAGCGGGGGGCCGCTCCCGAAGTGATGTGGACACTGACCCTGGCTCTGCCACGGCGGCCCTTGGCTCCGCCCGACGTGCCAC CCCCGAGCCGGGTGAGGAGGGGGAGCCGGGCCGCGCTGGGCTGGAGCTCGAACCCGAGGAGCCTCCTGGCTGGCGGGAGCTGGTCCCCCCTGACACCTTGAATGGGATGCACAAGAACCAGGTGAAGCGACAGGAGGTGATCAGCG aGCTGCTGGTGACTGAGGCGGCCCACGTGCGCATGCTTCGGGTGTTACATGACCTCTTCTACCAGCCCATGGCTGACGGGGGTTTCTTCACAATGGATGAACTACAGAACATCTTTCCCAGCCTGGATGAGCTGATTGATGTGCACT CTCTGTTTCTGGAGAGCCTAATGAAGCTACGGCAGGAGAGTGGTTACCTCATCGAGGAGATTGGAGATGTGCTGCTAGCCAGG TTCGACGGCCCAGAGGGCTCCTGGTTCCAGAAGATCTCTTCTCGGTTCTGCAGCCGCCAGTCCTTTGCTCTGGAGCAACTCAAGGCCAAGCAGAGAAAGGAGCCGCGATTCTGCACTTTTGTGCAG GAAGCAGAGAGCAGGCCCCGGTGCCGGCGGCTGCAGCTCAAGGACATGATCCCCACAGAAATGCAGCGACTCACAAAATACCCTCTACTTCTGCAGAGCATCTGGCAGAACACAG AGGAGCCGAAAGAGAAGGCAAAGGTGGAGCAGGCGGCTGAATGCTGTAAGGAGATTCTGCATCATGTGAACCAGTCTGTGAGAGACATGGAAGACCTACTG CGGCTCAAGGACTACCAGCGCCGCCTGGACCTGTCCCAGCTGCGGCAGAGCAATGACCCCATGCTGAGTGAGTTCAAG AACCTGGACATCACCAAGAAGAAGCTGGTGCACGAAGGACCCCTGACCTGGAGGGTGACCAAGGACAAGGCTGTGG AGGTGCACGTGCTCCTGCTGGACGACCTCCTGCTCCTGCTGCAGCGGCAGGACGAGCGGCTACTGCTGAAGTCCCACAGCCGGACGCTGACCCCAACGCCGGACGGCAAGACCATGCTGAGGCCGGTGCTGCGCCTGACCTCTGCCATGACCCGGGAGGTGGCCACAG ACCACAGAGCTTTCTACGTCATCTTTACCTGGGACCAGGAGGCTCATATCTATGAACTGGTGGCCCAGACAGTGTCGGAGAGAAAGCA CTGGTGTACCCTCATCACCGACACGGCGGGCTCTCTGAAGGTCCCAGCCCCTCCTGGGCGGCCCAAACCCCGACCGAGCCCTGTCAG TTCTCGGGAGCCCCTAATCAGCATCTCAGAGAACGGCAACAACAACAGAGAGACCCCTCAGGCTGAAG GTCGCTGTGAGCGCATCCTGAGTGACCTCCTGCCCTTCTCGTGCCCGGGCCCGGAGGGGCAGCTCGCTGCCTCTGCCCTCCAGGAAG ttctctcccttAAGCAAATCCTGCTCCCAGCAGAAGAGGAGAATGGGTCGGGTCCAGCCCCCGAGGGTGAGGGGGCATCAGGGGCTGGCCAGACCCAGGAGCTGAGGGAGAGGCTTCTGAACTTGGAAGATACCATAAAAAGGCTGGAG GAAGTAGAGGAAGAATTCTGTCGCTTGAGACTCATCATATCCCAGCTCAATGGGGCCGGCCCCAGCCAGCCTGGTTGCTCCTGA